One window of the Thermodesulfovibrionia bacterium genome contains the following:
- a CDS encoding CxxxxCH/CxxCH domain-containing protein, with translation MKIIKVREINMRGTKDKKTGGMNLRKPKISLVLIFTIILSIFMLQGWIGLKSADAMPLVKKGTIVKNTATGAQAVTGVGFQPKAVVFWWTRQNTFNANNAGISTGYGYAAALPTITQGSVAAAARDNLATTDNNFMESITYSIVILNPGATGTPMVARASVTAFGADGFTLNWQTNEAQANQIHYMAIGGADITDARVGTFAGPAVAGSAAVTGVGFQPDAVLFVAGNRTGVTWDTIVAEGAQTIGFMSSATSQASIGWSARDAQTALSNAHAWSGAQAITGLRRNALDQQAAFTSMDADGFTLNFTQTGGASNYIYLALKGGLFKMGTFNKNTAAGAQSVTGLGFQPSGLMLLSESDNVAAATARASANPASNLSIGATDGTTSGSTWMHYRSIATTDTNTFTYNTNIMKMGINTNATVTNYGEATFTSFNTDGFTINWTTSDATARNLIYWAIGGVLGDSVNVADGTDPANANAGRGSTNNIADSFTMVAVNTLDGLADVTGVTSSFTNSANISGVRLYKDNGVAGTYEPGTDTLLSTGTPGASVSFTGFTENLTTTAANYLILVDIAGGATLAQTIDTSVTAVTVTSPDVQGTISDASNPTRLTIIDLPHEDAGTASNTAIAASPQLEGGTGILMQRFQVSSATSSAGAQDNQLELNSLGIDDLGTATGARTAKAYIDTTSSATLPGTAVLIGTLSSWTGAPTTITLNQGTAGDRTVTNATPRYIYIVYDLPAGATQTVQSSITSVGAVSPDAGQTGLTLNSNAITLSADPSTITSCAGCHGYGATLTDGTARNVPDGKFPGSHNKHVNTYGKACSVCHAVPATETGANYTHRNNTIEMSGSINGTSGAVYVKGTSWTQTTIPAAYTGCTNTYCHSSGVGVLSGTIPSNTSITWGTTATCGSCHGTALDDGRPNYTNNSPKRNTHGDGASYGVTHKATACTTCHTGVSGTAGSYTVDPATHNNGVYNLSGTFGYTQATGTCSTPGCHGSSTWGTSLGCVDCHASAQGTRSIITGASGEFGLAWGHKKSARGTVTDADCIVCHLEGAYTSGVGSAVAKTAYHSGAPNGNIDLRDPDGAGETAITNNSGGAFTFTKYSISYAAGSRTTTLGNTIPEVITVKFCMKCHDSNGATNTTARSNNGGTGTATQPFGGISTGYSVINGAAAVNGLIDVSTQFAAANSSRHPVGAPNSRRYPYSTRLASPYNNIGTTRDANTQVGNTATPRVAANSVVLVCDDCHTVTTAAGSLPSLTNRTITAHGTAQTDNVRGTFMVATPVLCLSCHGGTTTPNTTTAQIDTTNGDHNPGSAYAVGTTRVNSFISNCGYCHFSALTTPVRPIKAQDIHGFNGMQTTGAAWAWGTISGMRPVAFMRNVANFATASPRPYSATLAGPGQFTLAGGQSSCAGTGDLTNGSCSGQTGKHTPYSPGGSY, from the coding sequence ATGAAAATTATAAAAGTGAGGGAGATCAACATGAGAGGGACAAAAGATAAAAAGACCGGAGGCATGAACTTGAGGAAGCCCAAGATCAGTCTCGTGCTGATCTTCACTATAATATTAAGTATCTTTATGCTTCAGGGCTGGATCGGCTTGAAATCTGCAGATGCGATGCCGCTGGTAAAGAAGGGCACTATTGTAAAGAACACGGCCACCGGCGCGCAGGCTGTCACCGGAGTGGGGTTCCAGCCCAAGGCTGTGGTGTTCTGGTGGACGAGGCAGAACACATTTAACGCGAACAACGCCGGCATTTCCACAGGTTACGGCTATGCCGCTGCCTTGCCGACAATCACTCAGGGATCAGTTGCCGCAGCGGCAAGGGATAATCTGGCGACAACTGACAACAATTTCATGGAGTCAATCACATACTCTATCGTTATACTTAATCCCGGCGCTACGGGCACGCCGATGGTTGCCAGGGCCTCGGTCACTGCATTCGGAGCTGACGGCTTCACCCTTAACTGGCAAACCAACGAGGCGCAGGCCAACCAGATACACTATATGGCTATCGGAGGCGCGGATATAACGGATGCCAGGGTTGGCACCTTTGCCGGACCTGCTGTAGCAGGCTCAGCAGCGGTCACAGGGGTTGGCTTTCAACCGGACGCGGTGTTGTTTGTTGCGGGCAATAGGACCGGAGTTACATGGGACACAATTGTCGCTGAGGGCGCGCAGACGATAGGCTTCATGTCGTCTGCCACATCACAAGCGTCAATAGGCTGGTCTGCCAGAGATGCTCAGACCGCGCTATCAAACGCTCATGCATGGTCCGGGGCGCAGGCCATTACAGGGCTCAGGCGTAACGCCCTTGACCAACAGGCAGCCTTCACCTCCATGGACGCTGACGGATTCACCTTAAACTTCACACAAACAGGCGGTGCTTCTAATTATATTTATTTGGCCCTCAAGGGCGGACTTTTTAAAATGGGCACGTTCAATAAAAACACAGCGGCAGGCGCGCAGAGCGTCACCGGCTTAGGATTCCAGCCCAGCGGCCTGATGCTTTTAAGCGAGAGCGACAACGTGGCAGCGGCCACGGCCCGCGCCAGTGCCAACCCGGCCTCAAACCTCTCCATCGGCGCCACAGACGGCACAACATCCGGTTCGACATGGATGCACTATCGGTCAATCGCCACAACAGACACCAACACATTTACATATAACACGAATATTATGAAGATGGGCATAAATACTAACGCCACTGTAACTAACTACGGCGAGGCCACGTTTACGTCCTTCAACACAGACGGATTTACGATAAACTGGACCACCTCAGACGCCACGGCCCGTAACTTAATCTATTGGGCCATCGGCGGGGTACTAGGTGATTCAGTGAATGTCGCAGATGGTACTGACCCAGCGAATGCTAACGCAGGCCGCGGCAGTACAAATAATATAGCTGACAGCTTTACGATGGTCGCAGTCAATACCCTGGATGGCCTGGCAGATGTAACCGGTGTTACTTCAAGCTTTACAAACAGTGCAAACATCTCGGGCGTCAGGCTATATAAAGATAACGGGGTTGCAGGGACATATGAGCCCGGGACTGATACGCTGCTTTCGACCGGAACACCCGGTGCATCAGTAAGCTTTACGGGCTTTACTGAAAACCTTACAACAACAGCGGCAAACTACCTGATTTTAGTTGATATCGCAGGCGGCGCTACTTTGGCGCAGACAATTGATACCTCTGTAACCGCTGTTACGGTTACGTCTCCTGATGTGCAGGGCACTATATCAGACGCATCCAATCCAACAAGGCTTACCATTATTGATCTGCCGCATGAAGATGCAGGTACGGCATCAAATACAGCAATAGCTGCAAGTCCTCAGCTTGAAGGCGGAACAGGCATTCTGATGCAGCGTTTTCAGGTTTCGAGCGCAACCAGCAGCGCAGGCGCGCAGGACAATCAGCTTGAGCTTAACTCTCTCGGCATTGACGACCTCGGCACTGCAACCGGAGCCAGGACCGCAAAGGCGTATATTGATACAACAAGCTCTGCAACGCTTCCCGGAACAGCGGTGCTCATCGGGACTCTCTCTTCATGGACAGGCGCTCCCACAACGATAACCCTGAATCAGGGAACCGCAGGTGACAGAACAGTAACTAACGCAACTCCGAGGTACATATATATTGTCTATGATCTGCCGGCAGGCGCGACCCAGACCGTTCAGTCAAGTATCACATCTGTAGGCGCTGTCAGCCCTGATGCCGGACAGACAGGCCTTACATTGAACTCAAATGCGATCACACTAAGCGCTGACCCGTCAACTATTACATCATGCGCCGGCTGTCATGGCTATGGAGCCACACTTACAGATGGCACAGCGCGTAATGTTCCGGATGGCAAGTTCCCCGGTTCTCATAATAAACATGTAAATACTTATGGCAAGGCATGTTCAGTATGCCATGCTGTGCCAGCAACTGAAACAGGCGCGAATTATACACACCGTAACAACACCATTGAGATGTCTGGCTCTATTAACGGAACATCCGGGGCTGTATATGTTAAAGGCACAAGCTGGACACAGACAACCATACCTGCTGCTTATACGGGATGTACCAACACTTATTGCCATAGCAGCGGAGTAGGTGTTCTCTCCGGCACAATTCCGTCCAACACATCGATAACATGGGGAACAACCGCTACATGCGGCAGTTGTCATGGCACGGCCTTAGATGATGGCAGGCCTAATTACACAAACAATAGCCCTAAACGTAATACGCACGGTGATGGCGCAAGCTATGGCGTTACACACAAAGCTACTGCATGTACAACGTGCCATACAGGTGTATCAGGGACTGCAGGTTCATATACAGTTGATCCTGCAACACATAACAACGGGGTATATAACCTGTCTGGGACATTTGGATATACGCAGGCTACAGGCACATGCTCAACACCCGGCTGCCACGGTTCATCAACCTGGGGCACCTCACTCGGCTGCGTTGACTGCCATGCCTCGGCACAGGGAACTCGTAGTATTATCACCGGCGCTTCTGGTGAATTCGGTTTGGCATGGGGACATAAGAAATCCGCACGTGGAACTGTGACCGATGCTGATTGTATCGTCTGTCATCTTGAAGGTGCGTATACTTCCGGCGTAGGTTCAGCAGTCGCGAAGACAGCCTATCATTCCGGAGCTCCTAATGGCAACATAGACCTGCGTGATCCTGACGGGGCTGGTGAGACTGCGATCACAAATAATAGCGGCGGTGCATTTACCTTCACTAAGTACTCGATATCATATGCTGCCGGCTCCCGTACGACGACCTTGGGTAACACAATTCCTGAAGTTATCACGGTTAAGTTCTGTATGAAATGTCATGACAGTAATGGCGCTACCAATACAACCGCACGATCGAACAACGGCGGTACCGGTACTGCTACACAGCCGTTTGGCGGCATAAGCACCGGATATTCCGTAATTAACGGCGCTGCAGCCGTTAATGGGCTCATCGATGTAAGCACCCAGTTTGCCGCAGCCAACTCTTCACGGCATCCTGTAGGCGCTCCGAACTCGAGGAGGTATCCATATTCAACACGGCTCGCTTCTCCATATAATAATATTGGAACAACAAGGGATGCTAATACACAAGTTGGCAATACCGCAACGCCACGTGTCGCGGCAAACAGCGTTGTTCTCGTCTGTGATGATTGCCATACCGTAACTACTGCCGCAGGCTCGTTGCCGAGCTTAACGAATCGTACTATTACGGCACACGGTACTGCTCAAACAGATAACGTGCGTGGTACATTTATGGTTGCGACTCCTGTGTTGTGTCTGTCATGTCATGGTGGGACTACTACTCCAAATACAACAACTGCACAGATCGATACCACCAACGGAGATCACAATCCCGGCTCAGCCTATGCGGTCGGCACGACCAGAGTCAATAGTTTTATAAGTAATTGCGGATACTGCCACTTTAGCGCTTTAACAACACCGGTCAGACCTATCAAGGCTCAGGATATTCACGGCTTCAATGGGATGCAGACAACAGGCGCAGCATGGGCATGGGGTACTATATCTGGTATGCGGCCGGTTGCATTTATGCGTAACGTAGCTAATTTTGCAACTGCATCACCTCGTCCTTATAGTGCGACACTTGCAGGCCCGGGCCAGTTTACCCTTGCCGGAGGTCAATCCTCTTGTGCCGGAACAGGCGATCTTACTAATGGCTCTTGTTCTGGTCAGACAGGTAAGCATACCCCATACTCACCGGGTGGTTCATACTGA
- a CDS encoding GIY-YIG nuclease family protein, with translation MKDFYVYILSNKRNGTLYTGITSDLIKRVYEHKNNLVDGFTKKHNIHRLIWYENHKSPEAAITREKQIKKWKRIWKLELIEKENPEWNDLYENILL, from the coding sequence ATGAAGGATTTCTATGTATATATTCTTTCCAATAAGAGAAATGGCACATTGTATACAGGTATAACTTCTGACCTTATTAAACGAGTTTATGAGCATAAGAATAATCTTGTTGATGGATTTACCAAAAAACATAATATTCACCGATTAATATGGTATGAAAACCATAAATCACCAGAAGCAGCTATCACCAGAGAAAAGCAGATAAAGAAATGGAAAAGGATCTGGAAATTGGAACTTATTGAAAAAGAGAATCCTGAATGGAATGATTTATATGAAAACATTTTATTATAA
- a CDS encoding phospholipid carrier-dependent glycosyltransferase translates to MNKALSNDSLFVNSWKLALLILILAAVLRLWGAFELNEYIEDEAIHVPNAISLGTYGTTDNWNWQHPQLSGLIMYGTILIFGDNPVGWRSSNIFFGTASVALIFLIGSLLYPGSAVPLISTALLAFDPYHIYLSRTTFMEIPVTFFFLLYLYLLLEYTENKRPVLPLAGIAMGLTMALKAYFVFAIPLVVMYALYRIRQRGELTRPVITDFTVSLLLLPFAVYLLSYSQWFGRGYTFFEFIQMKMDAVWGLQRMSTFVNNAFLEAGGKPWEWFIKPMFWGHQRLLNNEEGVFLLQSNNPPFRLLVLPSLFAASVYAWKKHLSRELLTPLLFGSCYLLVLVAQRPMFSYSSIALLPFAYLALARAVTLCAIKMKKEIVVYTCFLSATLIWGVYMFPLVSARLVPLVPFRPILSMVRYMGNF, encoded by the coding sequence ATGAATAAAGCACTCTCGAACGATTCACTATTTGTAAACAGTTGGAAACTTGCCCTGCTGATCCTGATCCTGGCTGCTGTTTTAAGATTGTGGGGGGCTTTTGAACTGAACGAATATATCGAAGATGAGGCCATCCACGTGCCGAATGCGATAAGCCTGGGCACATATGGCACAACCGACAACTGGAACTGGCAGCACCCCCAGTTGAGCGGCCTGATCATGTATGGCACCATTCTAATTTTTGGCGATAACCCTGTCGGTTGGCGGAGCAGCAATATATTCTTCGGGACAGCCTCTGTTGCCTTGATCTTTCTGATTGGGAGCCTGCTATATCCCGGCAGCGCAGTTCCACTCATCTCCACCGCACTGCTTGCGTTTGATCCGTACCATATCTATCTTTCCCGCACTACGTTCATGGAAATACCGGTTACTTTTTTCTTTTTGCTCTATCTGTATCTACTGCTTGAATATACTGAAAACAAACGGCCAGTCCTGCCGCTGGCAGGTATCGCCATGGGACTGACTATGGCTCTTAAGGCCTATTTTGTCTTTGCGATCCCGCTGGTGGTGATGTACGCATTGTATAGAATTCGCCAACGTGGAGAACTGACCCGCCCGGTCATTACAGATTTTACAGTTTCGCTCCTGTTATTGCCTTTTGCCGTCTACCTCCTGTCCTACTCCCAGTGGTTTGGCCGTGGCTATACGTTTTTTGAATTCATTCAGATGAAGATGGATGCAGTCTGGGGATTGCAGCGTATGAGCACTTTTGTCAACAATGCCTTTCTGGAGGCCGGAGGTAAACCGTGGGAATGGTTCATCAAGCCGATGTTTTGGGGGCACCAGAGGCTGCTGAACAATGAGGAAGGGGTCTTTCTGCTGCAATCCAATAATCCACCGTTTCGCTTGCTCGTCCTGCCGTCATTATTCGCCGCATCCGTCTATGCGTGGAAAAAACATTTGTCACGGGAACTGCTTACGCCATTGCTGTTTGGTAGTTGCTATCTGCTGGTACTCGTGGCGCAGCGTCCTATGTTCAGTTATTCTTCTATAGCTTTGCTTCCCTTTGCCTATCTTGCACTTGCCCGGGCAGTGACACTATGCGCCATAAAGATGAAAAAAGAAATCGTGGTCTACACATGTTTCCTCTCAGCCACACTCATCTGGGGAGTATACATGTTCCCCCTTGTTTCGGCGCGGCTCGTTCCCCTTGTCCCCTTTCGTCCCATACTTTCCATGGTCAGATATATGGGTAACTTCTGA
- a CDS encoding glycosyltransferase family 2 protein, with product MDVTTISNRSAWKVTVIVPALNEEATIRQVLNDVRNYADELLVIDGNSIDQTRQIAEDMGVTVICDNGRGKGAALRQGLQVASHPIVVFIDADGSHEASDIPKLIEPIRNGQADIVIGCRMTGGSDELFSDAKEFIRLTGSMIINLAINYRWKSRLSDTQNGFRAVVRDIGQALNMREDSTTIEQEMTMKALARGYRVINVASHEYRRKGGETKVRVTRVWLRYVINILKHIIKPDVKNSGTASEQ from the coding sequence ATGGATGTAACAACTATAAGCAACCGTAGCGCGTGGAAGGTCACTGTCATTGTGCCTGCCCTGAATGAAGAGGCTACTATCAGACAGGTGCTGAACGACGTCAGGAACTACGCCGATGAACTATTGGTAATAGACGGCAACTCCATCGACCAGACAAGACAGATCGCTGAGGATATGGGAGTAACCGTTATCTGTGATAATGGCAGAGGAAAAGGCGCGGCTCTACGCCAAGGTCTTCAGGTTGCCTCCCATCCGATCGTGGTCTTTATCGATGCAGACGGGTCCCACGAGGCATCCGACATACCAAAATTAATTGAACCGATACGTAACGGTCAGGCAGACATCGTCATCGGTTGTCGCATGACCGGCGGCAGCGACGAACTATTTTCAGATGCCAAAGAATTTATCCGCCTGACCGGCAGCATGATCATTAACCTTGCCATCAATTATCGATGGAAATCGCGTTTGAGTGATACCCAGAACGGCTTTCGCGCGGTGGTTCGTGATATAGGGCAAGCCCTCAATATGAGAGAGGACAGCACCACCATAGAGCAGGAGATGACGATGAAGGCGCTGGCAAGAGGCTACCGTGTCATCAATGTCGCCAGCCACGAATACCGCCGTAAGGGAGGAGAGACTAAAGTGCGCGTAACCAGAGTATGGTTACGGTATGTAATAAATATTTTAAAACACATCATAAAGCCGGATGTAAAAAACAGCGGCACTGCATCTGAACAATGA
- a CDS encoding radical SAM protein has translation MAGCAKHHDYDNVKYAKQFSVLMNCLILNPPRRDNIVMVKEGRCMQRKGAWGYIMAPVTMVTIATLLRERGHTVNVMDCPATSDTVHTMLTNVRSFDPHIVFINTSTPTIEDDIYAAACIKEESPNSIATVLFGIHPSCQYKEILQAENGVDYCIIGEPEFAARDLVEALAGGDKLHSTPGIAFLDDKEQLVVTAPREPIKDLDDLPVPDWSFINTENYRLPLNNDKFLLVNTNRGCPYRCIFCNAYVYYGRTPRRHSAGRIMQELHNNVTRFGITNFMFWAEEFILDKNFVRELCQAIIRSGLQIKWVCNSRVDAVDAETLKAIKDAGCWNIAFGIESGDQNILNQINKQTSLEQISHAVTLAKKAGLQVTGHVIIGFPADTYATIATTSKFINSLNLDFVQYYCAMPYPGTQLYNDAVQNSWLSAADWSQWEHNSSVLDYPQLTAREIMKLRRRLMLRWYFTPKRIINTLKNHIKRPSDIWALISKLYGFIRWM, from the coding sequence ATGGCGGGTTGTGCCAAACATCATGATTATGATAATGTCAAGTATGCAAAACAATTTTCAGTACTCATGAACTGCCTGATACTCAACCCGCCTAGGCGAGACAATATAGTCATGGTAAAGGAAGGGCGTTGCATGCAGCGCAAAGGTGCCTGGGGCTATATCATGGCGCCTGTCACCATGGTCACCATAGCGACCTTGCTGCGAGAACGGGGACACACAGTCAATGTTATGGACTGCCCGGCGACATCAGACACGGTTCACACCATGCTGACAAATGTCCGTTCATTTGATCCGCACATTGTCTTTATTAACACGTCCACCCCCACAATTGAGGACGATATATATGCCGCGGCATGCATAAAAGAAGAGAGCCCTAACTCCATAGCTACTGTTCTCTTCGGCATCCATCCCTCATGCCAATATAAAGAAATTCTGCAAGCAGAAAACGGCGTGGACTACTGCATCATCGGAGAACCTGAATTCGCCGCCCGTGACCTTGTTGAAGCACTTGCTGGCGGAGACAAACTTCACAGCACACCAGGTATAGCCTTTCTTGACGATAAAGAGCAGCTGGTGGTAACGGCACCTCGTGAACCGATTAAGGATCTTGACGACCTGCCGGTTCCAGATTGGTCTTTCATCAATACTGAAAACTACCGTCTCCCCCTGAATAACGATAAGTTCCTGCTCGTCAACACAAACCGGGGTTGCCCCTACCGCTGTATCTTCTGTAATGCCTACGTTTACTACGGCCGCACTCCCCGCCGGCACAGTGCAGGTCGCATCATGCAGGAACTGCATAACAATGTAACACGATTCGGGATCACGAACTTCATGTTCTGGGCTGAGGAATTCATCCTTGACAAGAATTTTGTCAGGGAGCTCTGTCAGGCTATCATCAGATCGGGCTTGCAAATCAAATGGGTCTGCAATAGCCGGGTTGATGCCGTTGATGCCGAAACACTAAAGGCTATAAAAGATGCAGGCTGCTGGAACATCGCCTTCGGGATAGAATCAGGCGATCAAAACATTCTCAACCAGATCAACAAACAGACATCTCTTGAACAGATCAGCCACGCTGTCACCCTGGCAAAAAAAGCGGGATTGCAAGTAACAGGACATGTCATAATCGGCTTTCCTGCTGACACATATGCGACAATTGCAACTACCTCTAAATTCATTAATTCCCTTAATCTCGACTTTGTGCAATACTATTGTGCAATGCCGTATCCCGGGACGCAGCTTTATAATGATGCCGTACAAAACAGTTGGCTATCCGCAGCAGATTGGAGTCAATGGGAACACAACAGCTCTGTTCTTGACTATCCGCAGCTGACTGCCAGGGAGATCATGAAACTCCGCCGCAGACTCATGCTGCGCTGGTATTTCACCCCGAAAAGAATTATTAACACTCTGAAGAACCATATTAAACGCCCTTCCGACATCTGGGCGCTGATCTCAAAACTTTATGGATTCATACGATGGATGTAA
- the ccsA gene encoding cytochrome c biogenesis protein CcsA, producing MKLEYMYFWIAVGLYGVSACSYIFGLIAKQEKLFTFGLYSALAGFVPHLVSIGRRWMETGVEPFITISESITFGIFVAVLIFLIFQFTTKKIRPLGVLIMPVAFVLMGWAGTLIKDAATNLVPALQSWWIWVHIIGAATGFGSVLAAAGLGLMYLLKDKYSGGIYEQLPETQIIENLSYRFVAGGFIMYGLMIVSGAFWSNTVKGSYWNWDPVEVWSLISWLTYGIYLHLRATFGWRGRKLAWYALIALAAMIISYWGIPFTVETFHAGFRIEH from the coding sequence ATGAAGCTCGAATACATGTATTTTTGGATCGCTGTGGGACTCTACGGCGTTAGCGCATGCAGTTATATCTTCGGTCTTATTGCAAAGCAGGAGAAACTCTTCACATTCGGCCTGTATAGCGCCCTTGCCGGGTTTGTCCCTCATCTTGTTTCCATCGGACGCCGTTGGATGGAGACAGGGGTTGAACCGTTTATTACGATATCCGAGTCGATCACCTTCGGAATCTTCGTGGCGGTGCTTATCTTCCTGATATTTCAATTCACTACAAAAAAAATACGGCCTCTCGGCGTGCTTATCATGCCGGTAGCATTTGTCCTCATGGGATGGGCAGGGACACTTATCAAAGACGCGGCAACAAATCTTGTGCCTGCGCTTCAGAGTTGGTGGATCTGGGTACATATAATAGGCGCGGCAACAGGCTTCGGTTCAGTTCTGGCAGCAGCGGGCTTGGGCTTGATGTATCTGCTCAAAGATAAATATTCCGGCGGCATATATGAACAACTGCCGGAGACTCAGATAATTGAAAATCTTAGTTACAGGTTTGTTGCCGGAGGTTTTATCATGTATGGTCTCATGATAGTATCCGGCGCCTTCTGGTCGAATACGGTGAAGGGCAGTTACTGGAACTGGGACCCGGTTGAGGTCTGGTCTCTTATCTCCTGGCTTACGTACGGGATATATCTCCATTTGCGGGCGACCTTCGGCTGGCGCGGCAGGAAGCTGGCGTGGTATGCGCTTATCGCGCTGGCAGCGATGATCATCAGTTACTGGGGAATTCCATTCACTGTGGAGACGTTTCATGCAGGGTTCCGTATTGAACACTAA
- a CDS encoding radical SAM protein — MKLAIIFPPLPFGWTPVAPPILEYLAALTRRADPSIEIELISASATPDAFDKLECDLAAISILTPTAVPGYRIAEKLRARGIKVVFGNMHASAMPEEAKHHGDAVVIGEAESVWPEVLRDFRAGKMKPFYRGEQISLDDLPTPLYGLLQGSRKHQFRIVNTSRGCPYNCTFCSVKPFYGSKIRFRPIEHVVRDVAAIPEKMYINGDENIWWAGKEQRAIDLFTALKGSGKKWMGFGSLRPVQSPAGKRMLNAARESGMLSLWVGWDSISDEGLKGYAADGKIGVDREAALRTLRDHGIDVSLFYMLGSREDSLDDFKRSIEVADRLGVSMHPSLVVPYPGTKLREQYEPYLYKELGWEYYTGAYALFEHPDPAMTPEVREQKFYESALEILSLPRVLRHMFKVPLAGFPHAHILSLMSQIPVRHGMKIAYNKWKDSKESVNKKRFSYR; from the coding sequence ATGAAATTAGCGATTATCTTCCCTCCGTTGCCTTTCGGCTGGACGCCTGTGGCGCCTCCGATACTTGAATATCTGGCAGCGCTTACACGTAGAGCTGATCCGAGTATTGAGATCGAGCTGATCAGCGCCAGCGCCACTCCTGATGCCTTTGACAAGCTTGAGTGTGACCTCGCAGCCATCAGCATCCTGACTCCTACGGCAGTGCCGGGTTATCGAATCGCTGAGAAGCTTCGGGCGCGTGGAATTAAAGTTGTCTTCGGCAATATGCACGCTTCTGCCATGCCTGAGGAGGCCAAGCATCATGGAGATGCGGTGGTGATAGGCGAGGCAGAATCTGTCTGGCCTGAGGTGCTGCGTGATTTCCGCGCCGGTAAGATGAAGCCGTTTTACCGTGGTGAACAGATCTCTCTTGATGACCTGCCCACACCTCTTTACGGGCTTTTGCAAGGTAGCCGCAAACATCAATTCAGGATAGTGAATACATCCCGGGGCTGTCCGTACAACTGCACCTTTTGCTCGGTCAAACCCTTCTACGGCTCAAAGATACGTTTCCGTCCCATTGAACATGTGGTGCGCGATGTGGCTGCTATTCCTGAGAAGATGTATATAAACGGTGACGAGAACATCTGGTGGGCAGGCAAGGAGCAGAGGGCGATAGACCTCTTCACAGCGCTCAAGGGAAGCGGCAAGAAGTGGATGGGCTTCGGCAGTCTCCGCCCTGTGCAGTCGCCTGCGGGGAAGCGAATGCTGAACGCGGCCCGTGAGAGTGGCATGCTATCTCTGTGGGTCGGTTGGGATTCCATCTCAGACGAAGGGTTGAAGGGATATGCAGCCGACGGCAAGATCGGTGTTGACCGCGAGGCAGCGCTGCGCACTCTCAGGGATCATGGAATTGATGTGTCGCTGTTTTACATGCTTGGGTCGCGTGAGGATTCTCTTGATGATTTCAAGCGTTCCATAGAGGTTGCAGACCGGCTCGGAGTAAGCATGCATCCGTCATTGGTTGTGCCTTATCCCGGGACAAAACTTCGTGAGCAGTATGAACCTTATCTTTATAAGGAGCTTGGCTGGGAATATTATACCGGCGCATACGCGCTTTTCGAGCATCCTGACCCCGCTATGACGCCTGAGGTGCGTGAGCAAAAGTTCTATGAAAGCGCGCTTGAAATTTTGAGCCTGCCGAGGGTGTTGCGCCATATGTTCAAGGTTCCATTGGCCGGCTTTCCTCATGCCCACATCCTTTCACTCATGTCCCAAATACCTGTACGGCATGGCATGAAGATTGCGTATAATAAATGGAAAGATTCAAAAGAATCTGTAAATAAAAAGAGATTTAGTTACAGATAG